The Neochlamydia sp. S13 genome has a segment encoding these proteins:
- a CDS encoding hsp70 family protein, translating into MRYIIGIDLGTTNSCISYVDTQHPKASIQSFAVPQLLGPSYIGLRHTLPSFVYLSAPMEWQGAALDLPWKKNNDTFVGFFAHAHGARVPTRLVQSAKSWLSYSVANRNDKILPPEASEADQKISPLEATAHYLNHIRHAWNYLMAKSNPEAEFEQQEIVLTVPASFDEVARRLTVEAAKMAGFIHLTLLEEPQAAFYSWISLHENQWQQQMQAGQTILVCDVGGGTTDFSLIEVQQGKSELTLNRRAVGDHLLLGGDNMDIALAHYLEERLSHEYGKRDFQLIQWLQLKHQAKAAKEALLENAASAVDHFTVLLQGSGSAVVKGSLSIQVKRQEVAHLLLNGFFAQYSLEEALQLRRSTGFRMVGLPYEEEPSITKHLATFLKRSQFQKAPDYILFNGGSMKPTIFQQALICSLERWYPGSQTKILESVGLDIAVARGAAYYGKVRRGYGVRIASGIPKTYYLGIDVKKFDGTVSNQALTLLPRGAEEGASYQCEHTFSLRPNVPVSFSLYTSQVRLDDQKGDIIEIDNQELQAMPAIHTILRVGKKQLSESVLDNIPVKLHIKLTAIGTLEVWLQSPTTGHRWPLEFQVRQISGQENNVSSLESKRQDESFDSSYLKSSQEYLREIFTSSTKAEKMMEKLENYLDRARLDWPLSLLRGLFDTLLSLADQRKASADLEPRWWNMIGFFLRPGFGYPLDDFRIKELWKIILGDFKLAKSFECLIQQWICYRRIAGGLNKGQQIQLANDILATLLPNKTSKIILKSKNDIYSYSEKIRTLASFEWLDLALKRKIGLAILTRICADEAVAADYWALGRIGARHLIYGSLAYVVPSEECSRWIESLLKLSPHDPLAHLLGQLARKTAHREVDISQTTLDNILNTFSLLPQHEHLQRMLTQTATLTLQEQEQAFGEKLPAGLILEREK; encoded by the coding sequence ATGAGATATATTATTGGAATTGATTTAGGAACGACAAATAGTTGCATTTCATATGTGGATACTCAACATCCCAAAGCTTCCATTCAATCTTTTGCTGTACCTCAGCTGCTGGGGCCCAGCTATATAGGACTACGCCATACCTTACCCTCTTTTGTATATCTTTCAGCTCCCATGGAGTGGCAAGGAGCAGCTTTAGATTTGCCTTGGAAAAAAAATAATGACACATTTGTAGGCTTTTTTGCCCATGCACACGGAGCTAGGGTCCCCACGCGGCTTGTTCAGTCGGCTAAAAGCTGGCTAAGCTATTCAGTTGCTAATAGAAATGATAAAATCCTTCCCCCTGAAGCTAGTGAAGCGGATCAAAAAATCAGCCCCTTGGAGGCCACAGCGCATTATTTGAACCATATTCGTCATGCCTGGAATTACCTCATGGCTAAATCGAATCCTGAGGCAGAGTTTGAACAACAAGAGATTGTTCTGACAGTTCCTGCTTCTTTTGATGAAGTAGCAAGACGTTTAACTGTTGAGGCTGCTAAGATGGCAGGATTTATTCATTTAACCTTGCTTGAAGAACCCCAAGCAGCTTTTTATAGTTGGATCTCTTTACATGAAAATCAATGGCAGCAACAGATGCAGGCAGGACAAACTATCCTTGTCTGTGATGTAGGAGGCGGTACTACGGATTTTAGTTTGATAGAAGTGCAGCAAGGAAAAAGCGAGCTAACTTTAAACCGTAGGGCTGTAGGTGATCATCTGTTATTAGGGGGTGATAACATGGATATTGCTCTTGCCCACTATCTTGAAGAAAGGCTATCTCATGAGTATGGAAAAAGAGATTTCCAGCTTATTCAATGGCTGCAGCTGAAACATCAAGCTAAAGCTGCTAAGGAAGCTTTGCTAGAAAATGCAGCCTCTGCTGTAGATCATTTTACAGTTTTGTTGCAAGGTTCAGGGTCTGCGGTAGTTAAAGGAAGCTTATCTATCCAGGTTAAACGCCAAGAAGTGGCTCATTTATTATTAAATGGGTTTTTTGCACAATATTCTCTTGAAGAAGCTCTTCAATTACGCAGGTCTACAGGATTTCGGATGGTAGGCCTTCCCTACGAAGAAGAGCCTTCTATCACCAAACATTTAGCTACGTTCTTAAAGCGCTCGCAGTTTCAAAAAGCTCCTGACTACATTCTTTTTAATGGGGGTTCCATGAAGCCTACTATTTTTCAGCAAGCTCTTATATGCTCATTGGAAAGATGGTATCCGGGCTCACAAACAAAAATTTTGGAAAGCGTAGGTCTTGATATAGCTGTGGCCCGAGGAGCCGCTTACTATGGAAAAGTACGTCGAGGCTATGGAGTAAGGATAGCTAGTGGAATCCCCAAAACCTATTATCTAGGAATTGATGTTAAAAAATTTGATGGTACAGTTTCAAACCAAGCTTTGACTCTTTTGCCTCGAGGAGCTGAAGAAGGTGCAAGCTATCAATGTGAACATACTTTTTCATTGCGGCCCAATGTACCCGTCTCGTTTAGCTTATATACATCACAAGTGCGTTTAGATGACCAAAAGGGAGATATAATAGAGATCGATAATCAAGAACTGCAGGCAATGCCTGCCATTCATACCATTTTGCGTGTAGGGAAAAAGCAGCTCTCTGAAAGTGTCCTAGATAATATCCCTGTAAAGCTTCATATAAAGCTGACAGCTATCGGCACATTAGAAGTATGGTTGCAATCGCCAACAACCGGGCATCGCTGGCCTTTAGAATTTCAAGTACGGCAGATATCAGGCCAAGAAAATAATGTTTCCTCCTTAGAGTCGAAACGCCAGGATGAAAGTTTTGATTCCTCCTATTTAAAGTCATCTCAAGAGTATCTTCGCGAAATATTTACAAGCTCGACTAAAGCAGAAAAAATGATGGAAAAATTGGAGAATTATTTAGATAGAGCACGCCTAGATTGGCCTTTAAGCCTATTGAGAGGATTGTTTGATACCTTGTTAAGCTTAGCTGATCAACGTAAAGCCTCTGCTGATCTTGAGCCACGCTGGTGGAATATGATAGGCTTTTTTCTGCGACCTGGCTTTGGCTATCCTTTGGATGATTTTCGCATCAAAGAATTATGGAAGATTATTTTAGGAGATTTTAAGTTAGCCAAGTCTTTTGAATGCCTCATTCAACAGTGGATCTGTTATCGCCGCATAGCGGGTGGTTTAAATAAAGGCCAGCAAATTCAGTTAGCTAATGATATTCTGGCCACCCTATTACCTAATAAGACTTCTAAAATTATTCTTAAAAGTAAAAATGATATCTATTCTTATTCAGAAAAAATAAGAACGTTAGCTTCATTTGAATGGCTCGATCTGGCCCTAAAAAGAAAAATAGGACTAGCCATTCTCACCCGCATTTGTGCTGATGAAGCAGTGGCTGCAGATTATTGGGCTTTGGGTCGTATAGGAGCCCGTCATTTAATCTATGGATCTCTAGCCTATGTAGTTCCCAGCGAGGAGTGCTCTAGATGGATTGAATCTTTACTTAAGCTTTCTCCCCACGATCCATTAGCTCATCTTCTAGGTCAATTAGCTAGGAAAACGGCTCATCGTGAAGTAGATATTTCGCAAACTACTTTAGATAATATTTTGAACACTTTTTCTCTTCTTCCTCAACATGAGCATTTGCAGAGAATGTTGACTCAAACTGCTACTTTAACCTTACAAGAGCAAGAGCAGGCTTTTGGTGAGAAATTACCTGCCGGCTTAATTTTAGAAAGAGAAAAATAG
- a CDS encoding SulP family inorganic anion transporter, with amino-acid sequence MGANYLSDDISFSLLKREISAYSWNTFRSDAIAALTVALITLPQAMAAALLAGLPLSSGLFAAIYSSILASLLGSSPQLVVGPSNAIAILVQAGTAEVLYHHYREVVGVDRDIIALQILTQLTFLTGFLQIVAAGCKLGRLTQFVSYTVIIGYIVGTALAMVITQSYVLLGLSFMPGVHSLYERGAYLLAQWRSIHIPTTLIGMASLALLIFLRRTNQRIPAAFLSLIFAAVSVYLLQIPAIGNFIDHFFAFDAQQSVHKILLVEDTGELKNAIPHVKLFFFNTGIMNELLPVSFAIALLSIMETTSTSKSIAAGTGHALSINQEIFGIGMGNLLASFIGAMPISGSASRSNLNVTLGAKTRFASIMNSLVVALLLGAFVFFITKIPLTTFAAILLITAANLVNPKQFLVCMKATNSDALVLWATILSCLFFSLDVAFYIGIIISITLYLKKAAIPQLIEYDFDQAGELINLDRSGAHKEKNIRFIKVEGELFFGAADLFQSTLKSITEDDNKTKVIILQLKNARDIDATSCLALQQLNNYLKNSERHLITCGITPPLWDVFCASGIIESLGKENLFVFDERQPQHHMLKALSRAHELVSHSSISPPSPEVETLFTSLPTAP; translated from the coding sequence ATGGGCGCCAATTACCTTTCAGATGACATCTCATTTTCTCTTTTAAAAAGGGAAATTTCCGCTTATTCTTGGAACACTTTCCGCAGTGATGCAATCGCTGCTCTAACCGTGGCCTTGATTACTTTGCCTCAAGCGATGGCAGCAGCTCTTCTTGCCGGCCTGCCTTTATCGAGTGGTCTTTTTGCAGCCATTTATTCCTCTATTTTAGCGAGTCTATTAGGATCTTCACCTCAACTTGTAGTAGGTCCTAGTAACGCCATTGCTATTTTGGTACAAGCAGGCACAGCAGAAGTTCTTTATCATCATTATCGTGAAGTAGTCGGAGTAGATCGCGATATTATTGCTCTGCAAATCCTAACGCAGTTAACCTTTTTAACCGGTTTTTTACAGATCGTAGCAGCAGGATGCAAGTTAGGAAGGCTTACCCAATTTGTCAGCTATACCGTTATTATAGGATATATTGTCGGCACTGCCCTTGCAATGGTAATTACTCAATCCTACGTTCTCCTAGGCCTCAGCTTCATGCCTGGCGTCCATTCACTTTATGAACGAGGAGCCTATCTTTTAGCTCAATGGCGTAGCATCCATATTCCTACGACTTTGATAGGAATGGCAAGCCTGGCCTTGCTTATTTTTTTAAGACGCACCAATCAGCGTATTCCAGCAGCTTTTCTCTCTTTAATCTTTGCTGCTGTAAGCGTTTATCTTTTACAGATCCCCGCTATTGGCAATTTTATTGATCATTTCTTTGCCTTTGATGCCCAGCAATCAGTGCATAAAATTCTTTTAGTAGAAGACACCGGGGAATTAAAAAATGCTATTCCTCATGTTAAGTTATTCTTTTTTAATACCGGTATTATGAATGAATTGCTTCCTGTCTCTTTTGCTATTGCGCTCTTAAGTATCATGGAAACCACTTCCACTTCCAAATCAATCGCTGCGGGAACAGGCCATGCCCTTTCAATCAATCAAGAGATTTTCGGGATTGGAATGGGTAACTTACTGGCCTCTTTTATTGGAGCTATGCCTATCTCAGGCAGTGCTTCCCGCAGTAACCTTAATGTTACCTTGGGAGCCAAAACACGCTTTGCTAGTATTATGAACTCATTAGTTGTTGCCTTATTGTTAGGAGCTTTTGTCTTTTTCATCACCAAGATTCCTTTAACAACTTTTGCTGCCATTTTATTAATCACTGCCGCCAATCTTGTAAATCCTAAACAATTCCTTGTATGCATGAAGGCGACTAATTCGGATGCCTTAGTTTTGTGGGCTACCATCTTATCATGCCTATTTTTTAGCCTAGATGTTGCCTTCTACATTGGTATCATCATCTCGATTACATTATATCTAAAAAAAGCAGCTATTCCACAACTAATCGAATATGATTTTGACCAGGCAGGTGAGCTTATTAACCTCGATAGATCTGGTGCTCATAAAGAAAAAAACATACGTTTCATCAAAGTAGAAGGAGAACTTTTCTTTGGGGCAGCTGATTTGTTTCAATCCACATTGAAGTCCATTACAGAAGATGATAACAAAACTAAAGTTATCATTTTACAACTTAAAAATGCGCGCGATATTGATGCCACTTCCTGCCTTGCCTTGCAACAGCTGAATAATTATCTTAAAAACTCAGAGCGCCACTTAATCACTTGCGGAATTACGCCTCCTTTATGGGATGTATTTTGTGCCTCAGGGATTATTGAATCGTTAGGTAAGGAAAACCTTTTTGTCTTTGATGAGCGGCAGCCTCAGCATCATATGTTAAAAGCTTTATCACGAGCCCATGAACTTGTCAGCCATTCATCAATTTCTCCTCCTTCCCCAGAAGTAGAAACGCTTTTTACAAGCTTACCGACTGCCCCCTAA
- the der gene encoding ribosome biogenesis GTPase Der, with product MTHLPKLAIVGRPNVGKSALFNRICKKKIAIVDEAEGITRDRLYSQAEFFGRAFEVIDTGGMDYHSHADFNEHILRQAEVAIEEADTIVMVVDAHLGITKLDKEISKILLKTKKPVCLAVNKIDNGAQEYLLHEFHSLGIKKMISVSAAQGWHMAELLEEAFEDLEQDDLQAEEDLATKVAIVGRPNVGKSSLINFLLDEERCIVSPIPGTTRDSIDVSVTHQDDHFRLIDTAGIRRKHAEHEVVDKFAAIRTERAIERADICVLMLDAQQGMTVQDKKIANKIEESGKGCILVFNKWDLVKGFRMEHCLKDINDEVSFLSHCPKIFMSATTGRNVEKLFEEIKSVQEHSLKRIPTHQLNKFIESALQKNHPPMIGGKRLRIYYMAQVDVQPPKFILFVNYPNLMSESYKKYLYNQFRETYGFVGVPLELYVKGKKKTTFSERKAKSQLQPQEKYQEDDEIVQAYEDFEEEENTL from the coding sequence ATGACACATTTACCTAAACTAGCTATTGTAGGACGACCTAACGTAGGAAAATCCGCTCTTTTTAATCGTATCTGTAAAAAAAAGATCGCCATTGTTGATGAAGCTGAAGGAATTACACGCGATCGTTTGTATAGTCAAGCTGAGTTTTTTGGCAGAGCTTTTGAAGTAATCGATACTGGCGGGATGGATTACCATTCGCACGCAGATTTTAATGAGCATATTTTACGCCAAGCGGAAGTAGCGATTGAAGAAGCGGACACAATTGTAATGGTAGTAGACGCTCATCTGGGAATTACCAAGTTAGATAAAGAAATTTCAAAAATTTTGCTAAAAACTAAAAAACCTGTTTGCTTGGCTGTCAATAAGATTGATAATGGAGCCCAAGAATACCTCCTGCATGAATTTCACTCTCTAGGAATCAAGAAGATGATTTCAGTATCTGCTGCGCAAGGCTGGCATATGGCTGAGCTTTTAGAGGAAGCCTTTGAAGACCTAGAGCAAGACGACTTGCAAGCAGAAGAGGATTTGGCTACCAAAGTAGCAATTGTCGGGCGTCCCAATGTAGGGAAATCCTCACTTATTAATTTTCTATTAGATGAAGAGCGTTGCATTGTGAGTCCCATTCCAGGTACGACTAGGGATAGTATAGATGTCTCTGTAACCCACCAAGATGATCATTTTCGCTTAATCGATACAGCTGGTATACGTCGTAAGCATGCTGAACATGAAGTGGTAGACAAATTTGCAGCTATTCGTACGGAAAGGGCTATAGAACGCGCAGATATTTGTGTGCTGATGTTAGATGCCCAACAGGGTATGACCGTACAGGATAAGAAGATTGCTAATAAAATCGAAGAAAGTGGCAAAGGATGTATTCTGGTATTTAATAAATGGGATCTGGTTAAAGGATTTCGTATGGAACATTGTTTAAAAGACATCAATGACGAGGTTTCTTTTTTAAGTCATTGTCCTAAGATCTTTATGTCGGCTACCACGGGAAGAAATGTTGAAAAGCTTTTTGAAGAAATTAAAAGCGTGCAAGAACATTCTTTAAAACGTATTCCTACGCATCAGCTTAATAAATTTATTGAAAGTGCGCTACAGAAGAATCATCCTCCCATGATTGGCGGTAAACGCTTAAGGATTTACTATATGGCGCAAGTGGATGTACAGCCGCCCAAGTTTATCCTCTTTGTTAATTATCCTAACCTGATGAGTGAAAGTTATAAGAAGTATCTTTATAATCAGTTCCGGGAAACTTATGGATTCGTAGGCGTTCCTTTAGAGCTGTATGTAAAAGGAAAGAAAAAAACTACTTTCTCTGAACGAAAGGCCAAAAGTCAGCTTCAACCTCAGGAAAAGTATCAAGAAGATGATGAAATCGTACAGGCTTACGAGGATTTTGAAGAAGAAGAAAACACCCTATAA
- a CDS encoding 50S ribosomal protein L11 methyltransferase translates to MNDMKLFPCFALHVKNETSLDEAWESLQEAGLTPLYMEEDFKAFPRIYILAENEPTVKSLLNLFPFIQFAEPSELGEIDWQSQWEAYGLNFYDGCVHIDLPYACSSYGKQLKLIPGAGFGDLSHPTTRLIVDMLNDNVWGKEVVDIGCGSGVLALCSVALGAKHVYALDIDPKALKHSRENALLNKMQDKVTISLPQDFIISSLSAPPVILMNMIMAEQQNAWEALKCLHGHHDICLVSGILSEQKHDYLHLAQAWGWKVLKEQEEQGWVSLQFEIRKP, encoded by the coding sequence ATGAATGATATGAAGCTTTTTCCATGTTTTGCTTTACATGTTAAAAATGAAACCTCTTTAGATGAAGCATGGGAATCGTTGCAAGAGGCAGGCTTAACCCCTCTTTATATGGAAGAAGATTTTAAAGCTTTTCCTCGTATTTATATTTTGGCTGAAAATGAGCCGACAGTTAAGTCTTTACTGAACCTTTTCCCTTTCATTCAATTTGCTGAGCCTAGTGAGCTAGGAGAAATTGATTGGCAATCACAATGGGAAGCCTATGGTCTTAATTTTTATGACGGCTGCGTGCATATTGATTTACCGTATGCCTGCTCTTCTTACGGGAAGCAGCTTAAACTTATTCCGGGAGCTGGCTTTGGGGACCTTTCTCATCCTACTACCCGATTAATAGTGGATATGTTAAATGATAATGTATGGGGGAAAGAGGTCGTAGATATTGGCTGCGGCAGTGGGGTATTAGCTTTATGTTCAGTCGCTTTAGGGGCAAAACATGTGTATGCTCTGGATATTGATCCTAAGGCTTTAAAGCATTCCCGAGAAAATGCTCTGCTAAATAAGATGCAGGATAAGGTAACCATTAGCCTCCCTCAGGATTTTATAATCTCTTCTCTCTCTGCACCGCCTGTAATCTTAATGAATATGATTATGGCTGAGCAGCAGAATGCTTGGGAGGCATTAAAATGTCTCCATGGTCACCATGATATTTGCCTAGTATCAGGTATCTTATCTGAGCAAAAGCATGATTACCTTCATTTAGCCCAAGCTTGGGGGTGGAAAGTGCTTAAAGAGCAGGAGGAACAAGGGTGGGTAAGTCTACAATTTGAAATTCGCAAGCCTTAA
- a CDS encoding FmdB family zinc ribbon protein, which translates to MPTYAYHCTSCNANHETFQKISEEPIKICLSCGKPTLQRGPGGGIGLAFKGKGFYINDYGKGASSGEEKASGPDNCACGKNKCE; encoded by the coding sequence ATGCCTACCTATGCCTATCATTGTACAAGTTGTAATGCTAATCATGAAACTTTTCAAAAGATTAGCGAAGAACCCATAAAAATATGCCTATCTTGTGGAAAGCCTACCTTGCAAAGGGGCCCAGGAGGAGGAATTGGATTAGCATTCAAAGGAAAAGGATTTTACATTAACGATTACGGAAAAGGCGCCTCTTCTGGGGAAGAAAAAGCTTCTGGCCCAGATAACTGCGCCTGCGGCAAAAATAAATGCGAATAA
- the groL gene encoding chaperonin GroEL (60 kDa chaperone family; promotes refolding of misfolded polypeptides especially under stressful conditions; forms two stacked rings of heptamers to form a barrel-shaped 14mer; ends can be capped by GroES; misfolded proteins enter the barrel where they are refolded when GroES binds) gives MPKLLQFNEEALKSILKGVRTLAKAVKVTLGPKGRNVVINKGFGSPLSTKDGVTVAKEITLKDKFENMGAQLVKEVASKTSDIAGDGTTTAIVLAEALFSAGVKNVTAGANPMAIKRGMDQAVNVTCQALDQLACPINTPEEVKQIATISANNDSSIGAIIAEAMEKVGKDGIISVAEAKGIETTLDVVEGMQFDKGYLSPYFVSNPENMTVELSNAAILITDKKLSTVKDVVPFLEKVMEQGTRPLLIIADDVDGEALATLVVNKLKAGLPICAVKAPGFGDRRKAMLEDMAILTGATLVSEETGLRIDQVDSEVLGHAKTIKVSKEETVIIDGAGELKKIKERENQIKAQINHPAVSTYDKEKLEERLAKLVGGVAVINVGAATETELKEKKARVEDALHATRAAVAEGIVPGGGVALLRAIKSLESLKLPSDEAIGVNLVLQAAYAPATAIANNCGKQGNLIAEKVYEFKGALGYNGLTDEFTDLIKAGVIDPVRVTKTALINASSIASLLLTTAAMITDKPKPKSAMTGAPGMGDMGGMGGMGGMGGMDMM, from the coding sequence ATGCCAAAACTATTACAATTTAACGAAGAAGCTTTAAAGTCCATCCTTAAGGGTGTGCGGACTTTAGCTAAAGCAGTCAAAGTAACCTTGGGTCCCAAAGGACGCAATGTGGTGATCAACAAAGGCTTTGGCTCTCCACTATCTACTAAAGACGGAGTAACCGTTGCTAAAGAAATTACTTTGAAAGACAAATTTGAAAATATGGGCGCACAACTTGTTAAAGAAGTGGCCTCTAAAACTTCCGATATAGCTGGCGATGGAACGACTACAGCCATTGTGCTTGCTGAAGCTCTTTTTAGTGCTGGTGTTAAAAATGTGACTGCTGGTGCCAACCCTATGGCAATCAAGCGAGGCATGGATCAAGCAGTGAATGTAACTTGCCAAGCTTTAGATCAACTAGCTTGTCCTATTAATACTCCCGAAGAAGTCAAGCAAATTGCTACCATTTCTGCTAACAATGATAGTAGCATAGGTGCCATTATTGCCGAAGCTATGGAAAAAGTTGGCAAAGATGGTATTATTTCAGTAGCCGAAGCCAAAGGTATTGAAACCACATTAGATGTGGTCGAAGGCATGCAATTTGATAAAGGCTATCTGTCTCCTTATTTTGTTTCTAACCCAGAAAACATGACGGTAGAATTATCCAACGCGGCTATCTTAATTACCGATAAAAAATTATCTACAGTTAAAGATGTAGTGCCTTTTCTAGAAAAAGTGATGGAACAAGGAACAAGGCCTCTTCTTATTATTGCTGATGATGTAGATGGAGAAGCTTTAGCCACTTTAGTTGTCAATAAACTTAAAGCCGGACTTCCCATTTGTGCCGTTAAAGCACCAGGATTTGGAGATCGTCGTAAGGCTATGCTTGAAGATATGGCTATTCTTACCGGAGCGACGTTAGTTTCAGAAGAAACAGGTCTTCGCATTGATCAAGTAGATAGCGAAGTTTTAGGACACGCTAAGACAATTAAAGTTTCTAAAGAAGAAACAGTGATTATTGATGGAGCTGGTGAGCTGAAAAAGATTAAAGAAAGAGAAAATCAGATTAAAGCCCAGATCAATCATCCAGCTGTCTCAACTTATGACAAAGAAAAACTTGAAGAACGCTTAGCAAAATTAGTAGGCGGAGTGGCTGTCATCAATGTAGGAGCAGCTACAGAAACGGAACTTAAAGAGAAAAAAGCTCGGGTGGAAGATGCCCTTCATGCAACGCGCGCAGCAGTAGCAGAAGGAATTGTTCCAGGAGGAGGAGTGGCTCTTTTACGTGCTATCAAGAGCTTAGAGTCACTTAAGTTACCTAGCGATGAAGCGATCGGGGTAAATTTAGTCCTTCAAGCTGCTTATGCACCAGCCACGGCTATTGCCAATAATTGTGGCAAGCAAGGTAATTTAATTGCCGAGAAAGTCTATGAATTTAAGGGAGCCTTAGGATACAACGGCTTAACCGACGAGTTCACAGATTTGATTAAAGCAGGCGTAATCGATCCTGTACGTGTAACTAAAACGGCTTTGATTAACGCCTCTTCGATAGCCTCTCTCCTTTTAACTACTGCTGCAATGATTACCGATAAACCAAAGCCTAAATCTGCTATGACCGGGGCTCCTGGTATGGGCGATATGGGTGGCATGGGTGGTATGGGTGGTATGGGTGGCATGGACATGATGTAA
- the groES gene encoding co-chaperone GroES: MTKIKPLGNRVLIKRSKPQPTKGGILLPDSAQEKPKEGVIVAVGPGKLNDEGQREPLNVQVGDRILFSSYAGTEIKNSDEEDELLIMSEDDILGVLA; encoded by the coding sequence ATGACAAAAATAAAACCTCTTGGTAATCGCGTTTTAATTAAACGTTCCAAACCTCAGCCTACCAAAGGTGGTATCCTACTGCCAGACTCAGCACAAGAAAAACCAAAAGAAGGAGTGATTGTAGCTGTCGGTCCTGGTAAATTAAACGATGAAGGACAAAGAGAGCCCCTTAATGTACAAGTGGGTGATCGCATTTTATTCAGCTCATATGCTGGGACTGAGATCAAAAATAGTGATGAAGAAGATGAGCTTCTAATCATGTCTGAAGATGATATACTTGGTGTTCTTGCTTAA
- a CDS encoding exo-beta-N-acetylmuramidase NamZ domain-containing protein encodes MRYFLSLIIFVNFLVNYLQAAPTPQVQVGADLLFTKDYVHLLKNKRIGLITNHTAVNSQMKSTASLLQSHAKQYDFILAALFAPEHGITGSAHAAEFIKDEKDSAGIPIFSLHGATRRPTDKMLAQLDLLLYDIQDIGSRSYTYITTLFYVMEEAAKRQIPVIVLDRPNPINGRVIDGPLLEEKWRSIVGYINVPYCHGMTVGELARYFNDQSKVGCQLEVIPMRGWHRNMTFQDTGLPWIPTSPYIPEATTAYYYPVTGILGELQIVNTGIGYTLPFKVLGAPWIDAKIFAHHLNSQKFPGVYFEPFYYRPFYGRFANEECKGVIIIITNHLIYKPVSTQYLLIGILKSLYPKEFKEALANSQDRKAMFCKVNGTDKVYQIIKEEKNIVWKLRSLHEKEREAFAHQRKKYLIPSYAED; translated from the coding sequence ATGCGCTATTTTCTCTCCTTGATTATCTTTGTTAATTTTTTAGTTAATTATTTACAAGCAGCTCCGACTCCGCAAGTTCAGGTTGGTGCAGATCTTTTATTTACAAAAGATTACGTTCACCTACTTAAAAACAAAAGAATTGGGTTAATTACTAACCATACTGCTGTCAACAGCCAAATGAAATCCACTGCTTCTTTGCTCCAATCTCATGCCAAGCAATACGATTTTATTCTTGCTGCTCTTTTTGCTCCCGAACATGGGATCACAGGTTCTGCCCATGCCGCTGAATTTATAAAAGATGAAAAGGACTCTGCTGGTATTCCTATTTTTAGCCTGCACGGTGCCACGCGTCGCCCAACAGATAAAATGCTCGCCCAGCTAGACCTACTTCTTTACGATATTCAGGATATTGGGTCACGCTCTTATACTTATATCACCACCTTATTTTACGTAATGGAGGAGGCAGCAAAACGTCAAATCCCTGTCATTGTTCTTGATCGTCCTAATCCTATTAATGGTAGGGTGATTGATGGTCCTTTGCTAGAAGAGAAATGGCGCTCGATAGTAGGCTACATTAATGTTCCTTATTGCCATGGAATGACAGTCGGTGAACTGGCGCGCTATTTTAATGATCAATCCAAAGTAGGTTGTCAGCTTGAAGTCATTCCTATGCGAGGATGGCATAGGAACATGACTTTTCAAGACACAGGCCTTCCGTGGATTCCTACCAGTCCTTATATTCCTGAAGCCACCACGGCTTATTACTATCCTGTGACAGGCATCTTAGGAGAATTACAAATAGTAAATACTGGCATAGGCTATACCCTTCCTTTTAAAGTCCTGGGAGCTCCCTGGATTGATGCTAAGATCTTTGCTCATCACCTCAATAGCCAAAAATTTCCAGGCGTTTACTTTGAACCTTTTTACTACCGTCCTTTCTATGGAAGGTTTGCTAATGAGGAGTGTAAAGGTGTCATCATTATTATAACTAACCATTTAATATATAAGCCTGTAAGCACTCAATATCTACTTATTGGAATCCTTAAAAGCCTCTATCCAAAAGAATTTAAAGAAGCTTTAGCTAATTCACAGGATCGTAAGGCAATGTTTTGTAAAGTTAATGGGACAGACAAAGTTTATCAGATTATAAAAGAAGAAAAAAATATTGTCTGGAAGTTGCGTAGCCTTCATGAAAAAGAAAGAGAAGCATTTGCCCATCAAAGAAAAAAATATTTAATTCCTTCCTACGCAGAAGATTAG